One window from the genome of Kaistella carnis encodes:
- a CDS encoding DUF5074 domain-containing protein produces the protein MKFPKILSSVLALTLLFNISCRTESDEPIELPKGAYENGIFVLNEGNFGTPSASVTFLSNDLATIEQDVYKKNNGTDLGDVLQTLTYNGDNAYLVLNNSNKITVVNRYTFKKTGEITAQINQPRYITIANNFIYVTNDEYLGPKSVTIYKLSDLSFVKKIAFTDTAERIVEAGGTIFVQNATFGFGNTLTRINPATNEVAPVVTLPNGNINKTISNNSTVYTIAAGTTDSYIYQISAAGTITKTTTLTGISNATNLDIDGGKYYFSSGNKVYSMDMSATVTPTTPIVTATGGQYSALYGFNVINGKIYTSDANGFTADSKVTVYSTTGSVIKTFEAGRATNGFFQN, from the coding sequence ATGAAATTTCCTAAAATTCTTTCGTCGGTTCTTGCACTTACTCTGCTGTTCAACATTTCCTGTAGAACTGAATCTGATGAACCAATTGAACTTCCAAAAGGTGCATATGAAAACGGAATATTCGTTCTTAATGAAGGGAATTTCGGAACTCCAAGTGCATCAGTTACTTTTCTTTCCAACGATTTAGCAACCATTGAACAGGATGTTTACAAAAAAAATAACGGTACCGATCTGGGTGATGTATTACAAACCCTAACTTACAATGGCGATAATGCTTATCTGGTTTTAAATAATTCAAATAAAATCACAGTTGTCAATCGGTATACCTTCAAAAAAACAGGTGAAATCACGGCTCAAATCAATCAGCCGCGTTATATTACAATTGCCAATAATTTCATTTACGTAACGAACGATGAATATTTAGGTCCAAAATCTGTGACTATTTACAAATTATCTGATCTTTCTTTTGTTAAAAAAATCGCATTCACAGATACGGCAGAACGCATTGTTGAAGCAGGTGGAACTATTTTCGTACAAAATGCAACTTTTGGTTTCGGAAATACACTGACCAGAATAAATCCTGCTACAAATGAGGTGGCTCCGGTAGTAACTTTGCCAAACGGGAATATTAATAAGACCATTTCCAATAATTCAACCGTTTATACCATTGCTGCAGGAACTACAGATTCCTATATTTATCAAATCTCGGCGGCAGGAACGATTACAAAAACGACTACACTTACGGGAATTTCCAATGCGACAAATCTTGATATTGACGGTGGAAAATACTATTTTTCCTCTGGAAACAAAGTTTATTCGATGGATATGAGTGCTACTGTAACACCTACAACACCAATTGTAACTGCAACAGGAGGACAGTATTCTGCTCTTTACGGATTTAATGTGATCAACGGAAAAATCTATACTTCGGATGCAAATGGATTTACGGCAGACAGCAAAGTAACCGTTTATTCCACTACAGGAAGTGTGATCAAAACTTTTGAGGCCGGAAGAGCAACCAACGGTTTTTTCCAGAACTAA
- a CDS encoding T9SS type A sorting domain-containing protein: MTKNYHLLLTLLPSILLAQFDPPAGQAGSKAIFKNDPLFKSWATEASVVRGPQDIAASTVVLASVGTAVNATGIADGSGIVSLGDGGTAVLTFAKPITNGSGADFAVFENSFNDTFLELAFVEASSDGINFFRFPATSLTSTATQVGTFGAVDATKINNLAGKYKANYGTPFDISELPDHSLLNKDKITHVKIIDVVGTINPQYGTLDSVGNIVNDPYPTNFASGGFDLDAVGVINEFTEVLGTANLSKSDFQIYPNPTSDFVQIKSREEIKKINVYSITGQKLIVSENEKIDLKNLPAGNYLLEIITAKGKITQKIIKK; encoded by the coding sequence ATGACAAAAAATTATCATTTATTACTGACTTTACTACCATCGATTCTACTCGCTCAATTCGATCCACCTGCAGGCCAAGCCGGATCTAAAGCGATTTTTAAAAATGATCCACTTTTTAAAAGTTGGGCAACAGAAGCGTCAGTAGTTAGAGGACCGCAAGATATTGCTGCAAGTACAGTGGTTTTAGCTTCGGTGGGAACTGCAGTGAATGCTACCGGAATTGCCGATGGAAGCGGTATTGTAAGTTTGGGAGATGGTGGAACAGCGGTTTTAACTTTCGCTAAACCAATTACCAATGGTTCCGGAGCAGATTTCGCGGTCTTTGAGAACTCTTTTAATGATACTTTTTTGGAACTGGCTTTTGTGGAAGCGAGTTCAGATGGGATTAACTTTTTTAGATTCCCTGCAACAAGTCTTACATCTACAGCAACTCAGGTGGGAACTTTTGGCGCTGTAGATGCAACAAAAATCAATAATCTGGCAGGAAAATACAAAGCAAATTATGGAACCCCTTTCGACATTTCTGAACTTCCAGACCATTCGTTGCTGAATAAAGATAAGATCACCCATGTGAAAATTATTGATGTGGTGGGGACTATTAATCCGCAATATGGAACCTTAGACAGTGTTGGAAATATTGTCAATGATCCCTATCCGACAAATTTTGCTTCCGGAGGTTTTGATCTCGATGCAGTGGGTGTTATCAATGAATTCACGGAGGTTTTAGGAACCGCAAACTTATCAAAATCTGATTTCCAGATTTATCCAAATCCGACCAGTGATTTTGTTCAAATTAAATCAAGAGAAGAAATTAAAAAAATCAATGTTTATTCTATCACAGGACAAAAACTGATCGTTTCTGAAAATGAAAAAATTGACCTGAAAAATCTTCCTGCCGGAAATTATCTTTTAGAAATAATTACCGCTAAAGGAAAGATCACCCAGAAAATCATTAAAAAATAA
- a CDS encoding CCA tRNA nucleotidyltransferase, protein MNINLAQNKNLKLFKLISEVAEKNNQTVFIVGGYVRDLLMKRKAPTDIDFVTEGNGIDLAKAVSKEINPTLKVSVFKNYGTAMFKFDGLDLEFVGARKESYAEDSRKPSVEIGTLEDDQKRRDFTINALAISLNKENFGDLIDPFDGIHDIKKRILRTPLEPSQTYSDDPLRMMRAIRFASTLNFKIEENSLKAIKKEVERIKIVSMERIMVEFNKIMLSEKPSVGLKLMEQTGILHLVIPELTALKGIEEVEGQTHKDNFWHTLEVVDNICENTDNLWLRWAALLHDIGKAPTKKFVEGTGWTFHGHEFLGSKMVKNLFYRLKLPLGTDMKYVQKLVKLSSRPIALIDDGTSDSALRRLLFDAGEDLEDLFILNKADITTKNSSKQAKFKKNFEYVALKIKEVEEKDQVRNFQPPISGEEIMELFNLKPGREIGILKEKVKEAILEGEIGNDKDQAREFVIKEAKLLGLEIADSV, encoded by the coding sequence ATGAACATCAATCTTGCCCAAAATAAAAATCTAAAACTCTTTAAACTTATTTCAGAAGTTGCTGAGAAAAATAATCAAACGGTTTTTATTGTTGGAGGTTACGTTCGGGATTTATTGATGAAGAGAAAAGCGCCAACCGATATTGATTTTGTAACGGAAGGCAATGGAATCGATTTGGCAAAAGCCGTTTCAAAAGAAATTAATCCGACACTGAAAGTTTCTGTTTTCAAAAATTATGGAACAGCGATGTTCAAATTTGATGGTTTAGATTTAGAATTTGTGGGAGCCAGAAAAGAAAGTTATGCTGAAGATTCCCGAAAACCGTCCGTAGAAATTGGAACATTAGAAGACGACCAAAAACGTCGGGATTTTACCATCAATGCTTTAGCGATTTCTTTAAATAAAGAAAATTTCGGCGATTTAATCGATCCCTTTGATGGAATTCACGATATCAAAAAAAGAATTCTCCGCACGCCATTAGAACCGAGCCAGACGTATTCCGATGATCCTCTGCGAATGATGCGGGCGATTCGTTTTGCGTCAACTTTAAATTTTAAGATTGAAGAAAATTCCCTGAAAGCCATCAAGAAAGAAGTAGAGCGAATCAAAATCGTTTCTATGGAAAGAATTATGGTGGAATTCAATAAAATTATGCTTTCCGAAAAACCTTCTGTCGGTTTAAAATTAATGGAACAAACGGGAATTTTACATTTAGTTATTCCGGAATTGACGGCTTTGAAAGGAATTGAAGAAGTAGAAGGACAAACCCATAAAGACAATTTTTGGCATACTTTAGAAGTAGTTGATAATATTTGTGAAAACACCGATAATCTCTGGCTTCGTTGGGCAGCCTTACTCCACGATATAGGAAAAGCACCAACCAAAAAATTTGTAGAAGGAACAGGCTGGACTTTCCACGGACATGAATTCTTAGGTTCGAAAATGGTAAAAAATCTTTTTTATCGTTTAAAGCTTCCCCTCGGAACCGATATGAAATATGTTCAGAAATTGGTAAAATTGTCTTCAAGACCAATTGCCTTAATTGATGATGGGACTTCTGATTCCGCACTGCGAAGACTTTTGTTCGATGCGGGCGAAGATTTGGAAGATTTATTTATTTTAAACAAGGCAGATATTACCACCAAGAATTCTTCAAAACAAGCGAAGTTCAAAAAGAATTTTGAATATGTGGCTTTGAAAATTAAGGAAGTAGAAGAAAAGGATCAGGTTCGCAATTTTCAGCCGCCGATTTCTGGAGAAGAAATCATGGAACTCTTTAATTTAAAACCCGGACGGGAAATCGGGATTTTAAAGGAGAAAGTAAAAGAAGCCATTCTGGAAGGTGAAATTGGAAATGACAAAGACCAAGCCCGGGAATTTGTCATTAAAGAAGCAAAATTACTCGGACTGGAAATTGCAGACTCAGTATAA
- a CDS encoding GtrA family protein codes for MKEFIFKQKQILLFVIAGALSAVVEIGSFKMLSVYLPTILSQENNFHGIHFPLSNILSTSCGIITNYFLSIWFVFERGKHSKRREFVYFMVVSFFSTILSLSFFQIFFRFVFKEHFDVGFFVFSQEMLSKIAAILVVSILNYSVKKKIIFNG; via the coding sequence ATGAAGGAATTTATATTTAAACAAAAACAGATCTTATTATTCGTAATCGCCGGTGCACTAAGCGCCGTAGTCGAAATTGGATCTTTTAAAATGCTCAGCGTTTATTTGCCGACCATTTTGTCGCAGGAAAACAACTTTCACGGGATTCATTTCCCACTAAGCAACATATTATCAACAAGTTGTGGAATAATCACCAATTACTTTCTGAGTATTTGGTTTGTTTTTGAGCGTGGCAAACACTCTAAGCGTCGAGAGTTTGTTTACTTTATGGTCGTCTCCTTTTTCTCTACAATTTTGAGTTTAAGCTTTTTCCAAATATTTTTCAGATTTGTATTTAAAGAACATTTTGATGTGGGCTTCTTTGTTTTCAGTCAAGAAATGCTAAGTAAAATTGCCGCGATTCTGGTGGTGTCAATTCTTAACTATTCCGTTAAGAAAAAAATTATTTTTAATGGATAA
- a CDS encoding lysophospholipid acyltransferase family protein, which translates to MKKVLNYIWRGWMILLGAVLTIVFGIPVLLFSIRKNHYPIAYQFIRFWCFGMFYGMGFRYELKKLTEKKIDKSQQYVFISNHTSIMDVMLPCILMPHHPLCYVGKKELVKIPIFGIIYKRICVMVDRSSAKSRADVYRRCAERMEEGQSIVIFPEGGVPDDTSVILDDFKDGAFTLACKHHSPLVIYTFVGLKEMFPFDASKGYPGKVKVYFIDIMEPDCKVDILKMEAREKIKNVLQNPV; encoded by the coding sequence ATGAAAAAAGTTTTAAATTATATCTGGCGCGGTTGGATGATTCTATTGGGAGCTGTTTTAACCATTGTTTTTGGAATACCGGTTCTTTTATTTTCAATCAGAAAAAATCATTATCCGATCGCCTATCAATTTATACGCTTTTGGTGTTTTGGAATGTTTTATGGCATGGGCTTTCGCTATGAGCTTAAAAAACTCACCGAAAAAAAGATCGATAAATCACAGCAATACGTGTTCATTTCAAATCATACTTCTATAATGGATGTGATGTTGCCTTGTATCTTAATGCCGCATCACCCGCTGTGTTATGTCGGTAAAAAGGAATTGGTTAAAATCCCTATTTTCGGCATTATTTATAAAAGGATCTGCGTCATGGTGGACCGCAGTTCGGCAAAGAGTCGGGCTGATGTTTACCGCAGATGTGCAGAAAGAATGGAAGAAGGCCAGAGTATCGTTATCTTTCCGGAAGGAGGCGTGCCTGATGATACGTCCGTTATTTTAGACGATTTTAAAGATGGTGCTTTTACTTTGGCTTGTAAACACCATTCACCGCTCGTTATCTACACATTTGTTGGTTTAAAAGAGATGTTTCCTTTTGATGCCTCGAAAGGTTATCCTGGGAAAGTAAAAGTTTATTTCATCGATATCATGGAGCCCGACTGCAAGGTCGATATCCTGAAAATGGAGGCGCGCGAAAAAATTAAAAATGTTTTGCAAAATCCGGTGTGA
- a CDS encoding MFS transporter, whose translation MSTNYSKQTNWGQFVPLVTVFFFWGFVAASNDILIPVFKKAFNLTQGQSQLVSVAFYVAYTVGSLIYMFISKAIKQDVVNRIGYKNGLIVGLLISASGTLLFYPAANMGSFPLMISGLFILGLGFSLQQIVANPLAIEVGPTETGSQRLTMAGGINNLGTTIGPLIVAFAIFGSATASNTEASIESVKIPYMVLGGAFILVAILLKFSSLPQITPTIAEDTQDFVTGEHRDSALKYPQLVLGMIAIFVYVGVEVSTASNLPAYMENSLGFSTKDIAPYVSLYWASLMIGRWTGAVEAFDITAGAKKILRFIAPYLAFGVFLLVNAIAQHDLSHFYIYGLVILVMIACDIASKGNPARMLLIFSVMGILALVIGMMTTGMLSVYAFTSVGLFCSTLWPCIFALAINGLGKHTNQGSGFLIMMIMGGGIVSWLQGMLADYTNIHISYIVGVICFAYLAFYAVTVTKILKNQGISLDQIKNEGGN comes from the coding sequence ATGTCAACAAATTATTCTAAGCAAACCAATTGGGGACAGTTCGTACCATTGGTTACTGTTTTTTTCTTTTGGGGTTTCGTTGCAGCAAGTAACGATATTTTGATCCCCGTATTTAAAAAAGCCTTTAATTTAACCCAAGGACAGAGTCAGCTGGTTTCGGTTGCATTTTATGTTGCCTACACGGTTGGTTCTTTAATTTATATGTTTATTTCGAAAGCGATAAAACAGGATGTTGTCAATAGAATTGGGTATAAGAACGGACTTATAGTAGGACTTTTAATATCGGCTTCTGGAACTCTTTTATTTTATCCGGCGGCTAATATGGGATCATTTCCTTTAATGATTTCCGGTCTTTTTATTTTAGGTCTGGGTTTTTCATTACAGCAAATTGTAGCAAATCCATTGGCTATTGAAGTTGGGCCTACCGAAACAGGATCTCAACGACTCACCATGGCGGGCGGAATTAATAATCTGGGAACTACCATTGGTCCGTTGATCGTCGCGTTTGCCATCTTTGGTTCTGCAACTGCGTCAAACACGGAAGCCAGTATAGAATCTGTGAAAATCCCTTATATGGTTTTAGGAGGCGCTTTTATATTAGTTGCTATTTTATTAAAATTCTCCTCACTGCCACAAATTACCCCAACAATTGCAGAAGATACACAAGATTTTGTAACAGGAGAACACCGCGATTCTGCGCTGAAATATCCGCAGTTGGTTTTAGGAATGATTGCTATTTTTGTTTACGTTGGTGTTGAAGTATCTACCGCAAGTAATTTGCCGGCTTATATGGAAAATTCTCTCGGTTTTTCAACCAAAGATATCGCTCCGTATGTTTCATTATATTGGGCGTCACTAATGATCGGTCGATGGACAGGCGCCGTAGAAGCATTCGATATCACGGCAGGTGCAAAAAAAATCTTAAGATTTATAGCTCCTTATTTGGCATTCGGCGTTTTTCTTCTGGTAAATGCAATTGCACAACACGATTTATCGCACTTCTACATCTATGGACTTGTAATTTTGGTAATGATCGCCTGTGATATTGCAAGTAAAGGAAATCCGGCCAGAATGTTACTTATCTTCTCCGTCATGGGAATTTTAGCTTTAGTTATCGGAATGATGACCACAGGAATGCTCTCCGTTTACGCCTTTACCAGTGTAGGGTTATTCTGTTCTACGCTTTGGCCATGTATCTTTGCACTCGCCATTAATGGTTTAGGAAAACATACCAATCAAGGTTCCGGTTTTTTAATTATGATGATTATGGGAGGCGGTATCGTTTCCTGGCTTCAAGGGATGCTTGCTGATTACACCAATATTCATATCAGTTACATCGTGGGTGTGATCTGTTTCGCATATCTTGCATTTTATGCAGTTACTGTGACCAAAATCTTGAAAAATCAGGGAATTAGTTTAGATCAAATTAAAAATGAAGGCGGAAATTAA
- a CDS encoding DUF3810 domain-containing protein, whose product MKAEIKRYPIYRKKRFWAGILLAQFLLFYVASRIDFAIAFFEMFFELQKKWHQQLFASFPFSVGDVFYILVISFLIYLVIQSIKKKERNRQWIKSLMLLNILYLTYQVFWGMLYFQKPLRDQLPEKEIEISQMKTLTLKYLNSCKESRLLVREDVNGVFDINNLDAIKKEILQKQNKLPSFLNAKRSPEINCMKPSLFKGIMSYTGILGYYNPFTAEAQYNADLPATYIPFTLSHESAHQLGYAREQEANFIGYLVGKDSKNADLKYSTQYFVLKSLLSSLSETDADFVKDVLLNFSAGMQRDRKAEKDFVKKHEGLLEVFFGYTNDLFLKSNQQEGSITYSYFIDLLLRYESTPHLK is encoded by the coding sequence ATGAAGGCGGAAATTAAAAGATATCCGATTTACAGAAAAAAAAGATTTTGGGCGGGTATATTACTTGCCCAATTTCTTTTATTCTACGTGGCTTCTAGAATCGATTTTGCTATTGCATTTTTTGAAATGTTTTTTGAACTTCAAAAGAAGTGGCATCAACAATTATTTGCCTCGTTTCCTTTCTCTGTGGGAGATGTATTTTATATTTTAGTGATTAGTTTTCTAATTTACCTGGTCATTCAATCGATAAAAAAGAAGGAAAGAAATCGGCAATGGATTAAAAGTTTAATGTTATTAAACATATTATATTTAACCTATCAGGTATTTTGGGGAATGCTCTATTTTCAGAAGCCTTTGAGGGATCAACTTCCTGAAAAAGAAATTGAAATATCTCAAATGAAAACTCTAACGTTAAAATATCTCAACAGCTGCAAAGAAAGCAGACTTTTAGTGAGGGAAGACGTGAACGGAGTTTTCGACATTAATAATCTCGATGCAATAAAGAAAGAGATCTTACAAAAACAAAATAAACTACCCAGTTTCCTCAATGCTAAAAGAAGTCCGGAAATTAACTGCATGAAGCCAAGCCTTTTTAAAGGAATAATGAGTTACACCGGTATTTTGGGTTATTACAATCCATTCACTGCAGAAGCGCAATACAACGCAGATCTGCCGGCTACCTACATTCCCTTTACCTTATCTCATGAAAGTGCACATCAGCTCGGTTATGCACGGGAGCAGGAAGCAAACTTTATTGGCTATTTGGTAGGTAAAGATTCCAAAAATGCAGATCTTAAATACAGCACGCAGTATTTTGTCTTAAAATCCCTGCTGAGCAGTTTATCAGAAACCGACGCCGATTTTGTAAAAGATGTTTTATTAAACTTTTCTGCCGGAATGCAGAGAGACCGAAAGGCCGAAAAAGATTTTGTGAAAAAACACGAAGGTCTGCTGGAAGTGTTCTTTGGGTACACCAACGATCTTTTTTTGAAAAGCAATCAACAGGAAGGAAGCATCACGTATTCCTACTTTATTGATTTGCTGTTGAGATACGAATCAACACCTCATTTAAAATAA
- a CDS encoding peroxiredoxin family protein gives MKKIALFATVLLVNSYHAQFKIKIDAPASFTPKEVYLYTLNGSKDVLNSKEMKKGNSWQFDVAKPYTGMLKLYFPEVNASINFISENKDVQLKFDTDKNKIVNIDYLDEANFTMNQIQDIQQKKEVILPALYQIKEYYKGTAGFGGALDTEISRLSKPIGDISKFPFIKFYNSNYSKFLEKSADKPAITHTEIIDFLNKSTDMLETSSLLRPVLVSYLNVGPSTSLSADVDKLLAAVNVETPRGQTILSELIEIFDTYGMQELKDKYLAEAKSLKCTINDRLSKTIATNLNTEIGAVFPNYVFNKATNTTAKSIYDVKADKKIIIFWASTCSHCETDLPKIIEKYSSIKAMKGEVIAFSLDSDKAAYDNKVKMLPWINDTELKGWYSSFSETYNVRATPTYFVLDSNNKIIAKPDHAADVISYLKLN, from the coding sequence ATGAAAAAAATAGCCCTTTTTGCAACGGTATTGTTAGTCAATTCCTATCATGCACAGTTTAAGATTAAAATCGATGCTCCTGCGTCTTTCACCCCTAAAGAAGTTTATCTGTACACCCTGAACGGCTCCAAGGATGTTTTAAACAGCAAAGAAATGAAGAAAGGCAATTCATGGCAGTTTGATGTAGCCAAGCCTTATACTGGAATGTTGAAGCTGTATTTTCCGGAAGTGAATGCCTCAATTAATTTTATCTCAGAAAACAAAGATGTTCAGTTAAAATTTGATACAGATAAAAATAAGATCGTAAACATTGATTATCTTGATGAGGCCAATTTTACAATGAATCAGATTCAGGATATTCAGCAGAAGAAAGAGGTCATTTTACCCGCACTTTATCAAATTAAAGAATATTATAAAGGAACCGCTGGATTTGGCGGCGCTCTGGATACCGAAATTTCGCGGCTTTCAAAACCGATTGGGGATATTAGCAAATTCCCTTTTATTAAATTCTACAATTCCAATTATAGTAAATTTCTCGAAAAGAGTGCCGACAAACCTGCGATTACTCACACAGAAATCATCGATTTTTTAAATAAATCGACGGACATGCTGGAGACCTCATCACTTCTAAGACCTGTTTTGGTATCTTATCTTAATGTTGGTCCAAGTACGAGTTTGTCAGCTGATGTGGATAAGTTATTGGCAGCTGTGAATGTAGAAACTCCCCGCGGACAAACAATACTTTCTGAATTGATTGAAATTTTTGATACGTACGGAATGCAGGAATTAAAAGATAAATATCTGGCAGAAGCCAAAAGCTTGAAATGCACGATTAATGACCGCTTGTCTAAAACGATTGCGACCAACTTGAATACCGAAATTGGTGCTGTTTTTCCAAATTATGTATTTAATAAAGCCACAAATACCACGGCAAAATCAATTTATGACGTAAAAGCAGATAAAAAAATTATTATTTTCTGGGCTTCAACCTGTTCACATTGTGAAACCGATTTGCCGAAAATCATAGAGAAATACAGTTCCATTAAAGCAATGAAAGGAGAGGTTATTGCTTTCTCTTTAGACAGTGACAAAGCTGCTTATGACAACAAAGTCAAGATGTTACCGTGGATCAATGATACTGAATTGAAAGGGTGGTACAGTTCATTTTCAGAAACATATAACGTGCGTGCTACTCCCACATACTTTGTTTTAGACAGCAACAATAAAATTATTGCAAAGCCTGATCATGCAGCAGATGTAATTTCTTACTTAAAATTAAATTAA